A region of Moorena producens PAL-8-15-08-1 DNA encodes the following proteins:
- a CDS encoding type IV pilin-like G/H family protein, with amino-acid sequence MKTDLKVKLLQHLTQKKQDEGFTLIELLVVIIIIGILSAIALPSFLNQANKAKQSEAKTYVGSMNRSQQAYYLENGNFVTEIDNFSELGLGVATDTKNYVYGLKPGGGTKSSVSNYADPREQKDGSTAIDVESSLKSYQGAVALGKIEKTSEATTLAVLCEARKAVGIGGAKGVDADVSLDGENPTCGDEKEWKQL; translated from the coding sequence ATGAAAACTGATCTAAAAGTTAAACTGCTTCAGCACCTGACCCAGAAGAAGCAAGACGAAGGTTTTACTCTAATTGAACTACTGGTTGTAATCATCATTATTGGAATTCTATCCGCCATTGCTCTGCCTTCTTTCTTGAACCAAGCTAATAAAGCCAAGCAGTCGGAAGCTAAAACCTATGTCGGTTCCATGAATAGATCTCAGCAAGCCTACTACTTGGAAAACGGTAATTTTGTAACTGAAATTGATAATTTTAGTGAGTTAGGTCTTGGCGTTGCCACAGATACTAAGAACTACGTTTACGGTTTAAAGCCAGGAGGTGGCACGAAATCAAGCGTCTCTAACTATGCAGACCCAAGAGAGCAGAAGGACGGTTCTACTGCAATTGATGTTGAATCTTCCCTTAAGTCATATCAAGGTGCAGTAGCCTTAGGTAAGATAGAAAAGACCAGTGAGGCAACCACCTTGGCTGTATTGTGTGAAGCTAGAAAAGCTGTGGGAATTGGAGGTGCAAAGGGTGTGGATGCAGATGTTTCTCTTGATGGCGAAAATCCCACGTGCGGCGACGAAAAGGAATGGAAGCAGTTATAA
- a CDS encoding IS200/IS605 family accessory protein TnpB-related protein, whose amino-acid sequence MKTPTQIIRTDKWRLNATSEQRLLFTETVKVYRRACRYLVGIIYTHWSKFGNLTADQLTPAVEKLMHQTAKRPSVKYPQFNKAFYKFPSYYRRSALAFAAGQVSSFVTRYREWQAGTRKLPNASPPKLNADTGCYPALYKGQCYKLHRFNQVEIKVFNGSDWVWTTVQITGLRERHQVATNKMLSPSLIFNERACHLSVPFSCKPEKRKPEANVTAVDLGINTTATISVVTHSGTVIHRDFIHPGRDIDRRDKRLKSVSMRASKTMGKGGRLHKGFCSKTYQKCQRINNQISHVVSRRIVEIAEKFNSEAIVFENLKAWKPKGGRKRSNLRQRFHGWLKAKIRDFTLEKWAELGGKVIEVVAAYTSKLAYDGSGIVKRDSGNYALATFSSGKQFNADLNGAYNIGARGVLKLVRRNDNEGRFSKSSGRPPRSWACLCDLWAAASPRLA is encoded by the coding sequence GTGAAAACACCAACTCAGATCATTCGCACCGACAAATGGAGGCTTAACGCAACTAGTGAGCAGCGTCTGCTGTTCACTGAGACGGTTAAAGTCTATCGTCGTGCTTGCAGATACTTGGTTGGTATTATTTACACTCACTGGAGTAAATTCGGGAACTTAACGGCGGATCAGCTGACTCCTGCTGTCGAGAAACTAATGCATCAGACAGCTAAGCGTCCCAGTGTCAAGTATCCTCAGTTCAACAAAGCTTTTTATAAATTTCCCAGCTATTACCGTCGTTCTGCGCTCGCATTTGCGGCGGGTCAAGTTAGTAGTTTTGTGACCCGTTACCGAGAATGGCAAGCAGGCACTAGGAAACTACCTAATGCCAGTCCTCCGAAACTGAATGCTGACACTGGCTGTTACCCAGCTTTATATAAAGGCCAATGCTATAAACTACACCGATTCAATCAAGTCGAAATCAAAGTCTTTAACGGCTCTGACTGGGTCTGGACTACCGTTCAAATTACCGGATTAAGAGAGCGTCATCAGGTGGCAACCAATAAGATGTTGTCACCATCTTTGATATTTAATGAAAGAGCTTGCCATCTGTCAGTTCCGTTTAGTTGCAAGCCAGAAAAACGGAAACCAGAGGCTAATGTAACAGCGGTAGATCTCGGAATTAATACTACTGCAACGATATCGGTTGTAACCCACAGTGGCACTGTAATCCACCGAGATTTCATCCATCCGGGGAGAGACATAGACCGCAGGGACAAGCGACTGAAGTCTGTATCTATGCGTGCATCTAAAACCATGGGGAAGGGTGGCAGACTTCACAAGGGTTTTTGTTCTAAGACCTACCAAAAATGCCAAAGAATCAACAACCAAATCAGTCATGTAGTCTCTAGGCGAATTGTTGAGATTGCTGAAAAGTTTAACTCCGAAGCGATTGTGTTTGAGAACCTTAAGGCATGGAAGCCAAAAGGGGGACGAAAACGGTCTAACCTTCGGCAAAGATTTCACGGATGGCTCAAGGCAAAAATTCGCGATTTTACGCTTGAGAAATGGGCTGAGTTAGGAGGCAAAGTAATAGAGGTTGTTGCAGCATATACCTCAAAGCTTGCCTATGATGGTTCAGGCATTGTTAAACGTGACTCAGGAAATTATGCCCTAGCAACTTTCTCCTCAGGTAAGCAATTCAATGCCGACTTAAACGGTGCTTACAATATCGGCGCTAGAGGTGTGCTTAAACTCGTTCGCAGAAATGACAACGAGGGTCGTTTCAGCAAAAGCTCTGGACGACCGCCTAGAAGCTGGGCTTGTCTGTGTGATTTGTGGGCTGCGGCTAGCCCTAGATTAGCATAG
- a CDS encoding tetratricopeptide repeat protein: MTNWQQQAEQYLIQGDYSKAATLYEQAIEAEPDVIAYYWHLGLLFLLQGQETEAQTTWLLVMAEAESEQLESWSEELLQVLQREAERRQGLGDDAVAWAIRQHMREICPTNLTNLLEIIALSIKLESFRGDDLTELGVISLLQTHPSPECNQQLLKEVLEQILDAEPLHPASLAFTEACLAYLPNPEVWFWPLLSASMKIGHTLKQPTIAAGFLECYRCLDPEHIEIVRHLATFYQDAGNYDQGIETAKLCYSLSESLPDQISGIQLVLRGIMNAGGYWQEVSAACQTLESLLVSLIKEQPANLSDVETLRLLTPFFSLAHVHDKPSHFRPILNQIAELFQRNIRGYTEEKAEWYVEFISGEQGVGSREQGAGSREVGNLNKREIEEGGKTTRPLKVGYLSGCLKQHSVGWLARWLFEHHDRKRFQLYGYFVDYKLVNDNLQKWYLNHVDHPRKLGIYFLEAAKKIYQDQLDILIDLDSITLDITCAVMALKLAPVQVTWLGWDASGLPAIDYVIADPYVLPDSAQQYYSEKIWRLPQTYIAVDGFEVGVPSLRRDHLDIPNDATVYLSSQRGYKRNPDTTRLQMKIIKAVPHSYFLIKGESDQDSITRFFNQIAEEEGVECDRLRFLPEVPTEAVHRANLGIADVVLDTYPYNGATTTLETLWMGIPLVTRVGEQFVARNSYTMMMNAGITEGIAWTDDEYIEWGIRLGKDPALRQQISWKLRQSRQTAPLWNGKEFTREMEKAYEAMWRSRE; this comes from the coding sequence ATGACTAACTGGCAGCAACAAGCTGAGCAATATCTAATCCAGGGGGACTACAGTAAGGCCGCAACCTTATACGAACAAGCCATTGAAGCGGAACCGGATGTCATCGCCTACTACTGGCATTTAGGATTACTGTTCCTATTGCAGGGTCAAGAAACAGAAGCCCAAACTACTTGGCTGCTGGTGATGGCGGAGGCTGAGTCAGAGCAATTAGAGAGTTGGAGCGAGGAACTGCTCCAGGTGTTGCAAAGGGAAGCTGAACGACGGCAGGGGTTAGGGGATGATGCCGTAGCCTGGGCAATCCGCCAGCATATGCGGGAAATTTGCCCCACGAACCTGACTAATCTCTTGGAAATTATTGCCCTAAGCATTAAGCTAGAAAGCTTTAGGGGTGATGACTTGACCGAGTTGGGGGTGATTTCACTGCTACAAACCCACCCAAGCCCAGAATGTAATCAGCAATTATTAAAAGAGGTTTTGGAGCAGATATTAGACGCCGAACCATTGCATCCAGCCTCCCTAGCATTCACTGAAGCTTGCTTAGCTTACCTGCCCAATCCTGAGGTTTGGTTCTGGCCATTGCTGTCAGCCTCGATGAAAATTGGTCATACCTTAAAGCAACCAACCATCGCTGCTGGTTTTTTGGAATGTTATCGCTGTTTAGATCCTGAGCATATAGAAATCGTACGACATCTCGCTACCTTTTATCAAGATGCTGGTAATTATGACCAGGGCATAGAAACCGCTAAGTTGTGCTATTCCTTATCGGAATCCTTACCAGACCAAATATCTGGAATTCAGCTGGTATTACGGGGGATAATGAATGCCGGAGGCTATTGGCAGGAGGTTTCTGCGGCTTGCCAGACCCTAGAATCACTGCTGGTTTCACTAATTAAGGAACAACCAGCTAACTTGTCTGATGTTGAGACTTTGCGTCTGCTTACCCCATTCTTTTCTCTGGCTCATGTTCACGACAAGCCGAGTCATTTTAGACCAATTTTGAATCAAATTGCTGAGCTGTTCCAAAGGAATATTCGTGGTTATACCGAGGAAAAAGCGGAGTGGTATGTAGAATTTATCAGTGGGGAGCAGGGAGTAGGGAGCAGGGAGCAGGGAGCAGGGAGCAGGGAAGTCGGAAACCTTAATAAGAGGGAAATTGAGGAGGGAGGAAAAACTACTAGACCCTTAAAAGTCGGATACCTGTCAGGTTGTTTAAAACAGCATTCTGTGGGCTGGCTAGCCCGTTGGCTGTTTGAGCATCATGACCGGAAGCGGTTTCAACTTTATGGTTATTTTGTAGACTACAAGCTAGTAAACGATAACCTCCAAAAGTGGTATCTCAATCACGTAGACCATCCTCGAAAATTAGGGATTTATTTTCTAGAAGCAGCTAAAAAGATTTATCAGGATCAACTGGATATTTTAATTGACCTCGATAGCATCACCCTGGATATCACCTGTGCAGTCATGGCCCTGAAACTGGCACCAGTACAAGTCACGTGGCTAGGGTGGGATGCCTCAGGATTACCTGCCATTGATTACGTTATTGCTGACCCCTACGTATTACCGGATTCCGCTCAGCAGTACTATTCCGAGAAAATCTGGCGCTTACCCCAAACCTATATTGCTGTGGATGGGTTTGAAGTAGGTGTACCGAGCTTACGTCGGGACCACCTCGATATTCCCAACGATGCCACCGTTTATCTCAGTAGTCAAAGGGGATACAAGCGGAATCCCGATACCACAAGGCTGCAAATGAAAATTATCAAAGCCGTCCCCCATAGCTACTTTTTGATTAAAGGGGAATCTGACCAAGACTCGATCACACGGTTCTTTAACCAGATTGCGGAAGAAGAAGGAGTAGAGTGCGATCGCCTCCGGTTTCTACCAGAAGTACCTACGGAAGCGGTTCATCGTGCCAACTTAGGCATTGCGGATGTGGTACTGGATACCTATCCCTACAATGGAGCCACCACTACCCTCGAAACCCTGTGGATGGGCATTCCCCTAGTCACCCGAGTGGGAGAACAGTTTGTTGCTCGCAACAGTTACACCATGATGATGAATGCCGGAATCACCGAAGGCATTGCCTGGACAGATGATGAGTATATCGAGTGGGGCATTCGCTTAGGCAAAGACCCAGCCCTCAGACAACAGATTTCCTGGAAACTGCGACAATCTCGACAAACTGCCCCCTTGTGGAATGGTAAGGAATTTACTAGGGAAATGGAAAAGGCTTATGAGGCAATGTGGCGGAGTAGGGAGTAG
- the tnpA gene encoding IS200/IS605 family transposase — translation MSTAFRSFAHTVSLIKIHIVFVTKYRHPVITGDIEEDILDLAKSICEKNNCILEDAKADLGTNDHIHLLIDLAPKVSISKLCNTLKTVTSREIRKRYAKELAPYYWKPVFWKRGFSAVSCGGAPLSVLKQYIENQGYDD, via the coding sequence ATGTCAACCGCCTTTCGCTCTTTCGCTCACACTGTTTCGTTAATCAAGATTCACATAGTGTTTGTCACTAAGTACCGCCATCCAGTAATTACTGGGGACATAGAAGAGGACATCTTAGACTTGGCAAAAAGCATCTGCGAGAAAAATAACTGCATCCTTGAGGATGCCAAGGCGGACTTGGGGACAAATGATCATATCCATCTCCTAATTGATTTAGCCCCTAAGGTATCAATTTCCAAGCTTTGCAACACCCTTAAGACAGTGACCAGTAGAGAGATTAGAAAAAGATACGCAAAAGAATTGGCTCCCTATTACTGGAAGCCAGTCTTCTGGAAAAGGGGATTTAGTGCTGTTTCTTGTGGAGGAGCCCCCCTTTCGGTTCTAAAGCAATATATAGAAAACCAAGGTTACGACGATTGA
- a CDS encoding Uma2 family endonuclease, which produces MVQSNTTIDEQLRPFPDHTQLPESDGTFVKNFQEHPQSILLTDSIEPVLQELHPDNRYAIGQDCGIYWRETNPPEKGAEAPDWFYVPDVPTRLDGQIRRSYVLWREYITPLIVLEFASGTGAEERDRTPLQAVDGTVQKPGKFWVYEKIIRIPYYGIFMINTGELEVYHWEDGTYERLSPNERNHYPINRMNVELGVWQGTYLGLAEQPWLRWWDREGNLLLTGKERAAYAEDRAAYAEAQVQQEQQKRQQLVAQLKALSPEQLQELGIDVGLLE; this is translated from the coding sequence ATGGTTCAGTCCAACACCACCATCGACGAACAACTCCGCCCGTTTCCAGACCATACCCAATTGCCGGAATCTGATGGAACCTTTGTGAAGAACTTTCAAGAACATCCCCAAAGCATTCTTCTGACTGACTCCATCGAGCCGGTCTTGCAAGAGCTTCACCCAGACAATCGCTATGCCATCGGTCAAGATTGTGGGATTTACTGGCGGGAGACTAACCCCCCGGAAAAAGGTGCAGAAGCCCCAGATTGGTTTTATGTGCCTGACGTGCCCACCCGACTGGATGGCCAGATTAGACGCTCTTATGTGCTGTGGCGAGAATATATCACACCTCTGATTGTCCTAGAGTTTGCATCGGGTACAGGTGCGGAAGAACGGGATCGGACACCGTTGCAAGCCGTAGATGGCACTGTTCAAAAACCAGGGAAATTCTGGGTATACGAGAAAATTATTCGGATTCCCTACTACGGCATCTTTATGATCAATACCGGGGAGTTGGAAGTGTACCACTGGGAAGATGGCACCTATGAGCGCCTGAGTCCCAACGAGCGCAACCACTATCCCATTAATCGAATGAATGTAGAACTAGGGGTGTGGCAAGGTACGTATCTCGGTCTAGCGGAACAACCTTGGTTGCGATGGTGGGATCGAGAGGGAAATTTACTACTGACTGGCAAGGAGCGCGCAGCCTACGCTGAGGATCGGGCAGCGTATGCGGAGGCTCAAGTCCAGCAGGAGCAACAAAAGCGGCAACAGTTGGTAGCCCAATTGAAGGCTCTTAGTCCGGAACAACTTCAGGAACTAGGTATTGATGTGGGACTTTTGGAGTAG